One genomic region from Yersinia canariae encodes:
- a CDS encoding pectate lyase produces the protein MDFVGNIKGSDAVMINWLSAIRSYVDLVQSVSHSNQNPTPLMADGFDVLTHQPVAWKFPDGRNIPISNFASQQNWLRTLDALSLVTQDPQYHQQARVQSRYFMQHGTHEQSGLFYWGGHRFLNLDTLKTEGPESKAQVHELKHHLPYYDLLVNVDREKTLNFLQGFWHAHVEDWHTLDLGRHGSYDKQRDPHVFTHARNDVVNPEALPQLPETKGLTFVNAGTDLIYAAYKYAEYTGDIAAAAWGKHLYRQYVLARNCETGLPVYQFSSPQQRRPIPADDNQTQSWYGDRAKRQFGPEFGEIAREANVLFRDMRPLLIDNPLAMLDILRQQPDAEVLHWVIDGLKNYYRFAYDVESNTLRPLWNDGQDMSGYVLQRDGYYGAKGKVISPFPLEVDYLLPLVRAWRASNDDELLDLIGVLLHRWQLAELNKQERRASLIDGKKPTATPYLLLALVELAEHCQCQQLFALAWQIGDDLFQQHYHRGLFVESAEHRYFRIDNPIALALLTLIAAKQNKLATIPQFITNGGYVHGDYRVNGEIRTLYDVDFIYPTLLNQ, from the coding sequence ATGGATTTTGTAGGCAACATTAAAGGCAGCGACGCAGTGATGATTAACTGGCTCAGTGCTATACGAAGCTATGTTGATTTAGTCCAGTCCGTTAGCCACAGTAATCAAAACCCCACTCCACTGATGGCCGATGGTTTTGATGTGCTGACACACCAACCGGTGGCCTGGAAATTCCCTGATGGTCGTAATATTCCGATATCTAACTTTGCCAGTCAACAAAACTGGTTACGGACACTGGACGCACTCAGTCTGGTGACCCAAGACCCGCAATATCATCAACAAGCGCGGGTACAAAGTCGTTATTTCATGCAACACGGAACTCATGAACAAAGTGGATTGTTTTATTGGGGTGGCCACCGCTTCCTGAATCTGGACACGTTAAAAACCGAAGGGCCAGAATCAAAAGCGCAAGTGCATGAACTTAAACATCATCTGCCCTATTACGATCTGCTGGTAAATGTTGACCGGGAAAAAACACTTAATTTCTTACAAGGCTTTTGGCATGCCCATGTCGAAGATTGGCACACGTTAGATCTGGGTCGCCATGGGAGTTATGACAAACAACGTGACCCGCATGTTTTCACTCATGCGCGCAATGATGTTGTTAACCCTGAAGCATTACCACAATTGCCCGAGACCAAAGGCCTGACTTTCGTCAATGCGGGCACCGATCTGATTTACGCAGCGTATAAATATGCTGAGTACACCGGTGATATCGCGGCAGCTGCTTGGGGCAAACATTTATACCGTCAATACGTCTTAGCCCGTAATTGCGAAACAGGGTTGCCGGTTTATCAATTCAGTTCGCCACAACAACGCCGCCCTATACCGGCAGATGATAATCAAACCCAATCTTGGTATGGCGATCGCGCTAAGCGTCAGTTTGGCCCTGAGTTTGGTGAAATTGCCCGTGAAGCCAATGTTTTATTCCGCGACATGCGGCCATTATTAATTGATAACCCATTGGCAATGCTGGATATCTTGCGCCAACAACCTGATGCAGAAGTTCTGCATTGGGTCATTGATGGGTTAAAAAATTACTATCGTTTCGCCTATGACGTCGAGAGTAATACATTACGCCCGTTATGGAACGATGGGCAGGATATGAGCGGTTATGTCTTACAGCGTGATGGTTATTATGGCGCTAAAGGTAAGGTCATATCCCCCTTCCCATTAGAAGTTGATTACCTGCTGCCATTGGTTCGTGCATGGCGAGCCAGCAACGATGACGAATTACTCGACTTGATTGGTGTATTGCTGCACCGCTGGCAGTTAGCTGAATTAAACAAACAAGAACGCCGTGCATCACTGATAGACGGAAAAAAACCGACTGCTACCCCTTATCTGCTACTGGCATTAGTTGAGCTGGCCGAGCATTGCCAATGCCAGCAATTATTTGCATTGGCCTGGCAGATTGGGGATGACTTATTTCAACAACATTACCATCGCGGCCTGTTTGTCGAATCAGCGGAACACCGTTATTTCCGTATCGACAATCCGATTGCATTAGCTTTATTAACCTTGATTGCCGCGAAACAGAATAAGTTGGCAACAATACCTCAATTTATTACCAATGGTGGTTACGTCCATGGAGATTATCGGGTGAACGGAGAAATCCGCACTTTGTATGATGTCGATTTTATTTATCCGACGCTTTTGAATCAGTAG
- a CDS encoding ABC transporter ATP-binding protein — protein sequence MAEVIFNKLGKVYSNGFRAVHGIDLKIHDGEFMVIVGPSGCAKSTTLRMLAGLETISDGEVRIGDRVVNNLAPKSRGIAMVFQNYALYPHMTVKENLAFGLKLSKLPKDQIEMQVAEAAKILELEDLLDRLPRQLSGGQAQRVAVGRAIVKKPDVFLFDEPLSNLDAKLRASMRIRISDLHKQLKKSGKAATTVYVTHDQTEAMTMGDRICVMKLGHIMQVDTPDNLYHYPTNMFVAGFIGAPEMNIKPSTLVEKDGKIGLTVGQYTLVLNERQQAKVAAHAGEKVFFGVRPEFVSMSMNPFTDNHSQGELVRVENMGHEFFMYIKVDDFELTCRLPSDEARPIIENGLHRTVYFQFDMDKCHIFDAKTEKNISL from the coding sequence ATGGCTGAAGTCATTTTCAATAAATTAGGCAAAGTTTACTCCAACGGTTTCCGCGCAGTTCATGGCATTGATCTGAAGATCCATGATGGCGAATTTATGGTGATTGTTGGGCCATCTGGCTGTGCTAAATCCACGACCCTGCGTATGTTGGCCGGGCTGGAAACTATCAGTGATGGTGAAGTGCGAATTGGTGATCGGGTAGTCAATAATCTGGCACCAAAATCACGTGGTATTGCCATGGTGTTCCAGAACTATGCGCTGTATCCGCACATGACCGTGAAAGAAAACCTGGCTTTTGGCCTCAAGCTGAGCAAGCTGCCAAAAGACCAAATTGAAATGCAAGTTGCTGAAGCAGCGAAAATTTTAGAACTTGAAGACCTGCTTGACCGTTTGCCGCGCCAGTTGTCTGGTGGTCAGGCACAGCGTGTAGCGGTTGGTCGCGCCATTGTTAAAAAGCCCGATGTATTCTTGTTCGATGAGCCATTATCGAACCTGGACGCCAAACTGCGCGCCTCCATGCGTATTCGTATCTCAGATTTACATAAGCAGTTGAAAAAAAGCGGTAAAGCAGCAACCACAGTTTACGTAACCCACGACCAGACTGAAGCAATGACCATGGGCGACCGAATCTGTGTGATGAAACTGGGCCATATTATGCAAGTCGATACCCCAGATAATCTCTATCACTACCCTACCAATATGTTTGTCGCCGGTTTTATCGGCGCGCCGGAAATGAATATCAAACCGAGCACGCTGGTAGAAAAAGACGGGAAAATTGGCCTGACAGTCGGTCAATACACCCTGGTATTGAATGAAAGACAGCAAGCCAAAGTCGCTGCCCACGCCGGGGAAAAAGTGTTCTTTGGTGTACGCCCTGAATTCGTCAGCATGTCTATGAATCCATTTACTGATAATCACTCACAAGGTGAATTAGTGCGCGTGGAGAACATGGGTCACGAATTCTTTATGTATATCAAAGTTGATGACTTTGAGCTGACCTGTCGTCTGCCGTCTGATGAAGCACGACCTATTATTGAAAATGGTCTGCATCGCACCGTGTACTTCCAGTTTGATATGGATAAATGCCATATCTTTGATGCAAAAACAGAAAAAAATATCTCTCTTTAA
- the kduI gene encoding 5-dehydro-4-deoxy-D-glucuronate isomerase has translation MQVRQSIHSDHAKQLDTAGLRREFLIENIFVSDEYTMTYSHIDRIIVGGIQPVEKTVSIGDEVGKQLGVSDFLERRELGVINIGGPGLISVDGQVYEIGHEEALYVGKGAKDVTFSSLESQKPAKFYYNSAPAHTSYPNKKITLADVTPQTLGDDATSNRRTINKYIVPDVLPTCQLTMGLTKLAPGNLWNTMPCHTHDRRMEVYFYFDMDEETAVFHMMGQAQETRHLLVHNEQAVISPSWSIHSGVGTKRYTFIWGMVGENQVFGDMDHIAVSELR, from the coding sequence ATGCAAGTTCGTCAAAGCATTCATAGTGACCATGCAAAACAACTCGATACTGCAGGTCTGCGTCGTGAATTTCTCATCGAAAATATTTTTGTCTCAGATGAATACACCATGACCTATAGCCACATTGACCGCATCATTGTGGGGGGTATTCAGCCTGTCGAGAAAACGGTCAGTATTGGCGATGAAGTGGGCAAGCAGCTAGGTGTTAGTGACTTTTTGGAACGTCGTGAACTCGGCGTCATCAATATTGGTGGGCCGGGCCTGATAAGCGTCGATGGGCAGGTTTATGAAATCGGTCACGAAGAAGCTTTGTATGTCGGGAAAGGGGCTAAAGATGTCACGTTCAGCAGCCTCGAAAGTCAAAAACCGGCCAAGTTCTATTACAACAGTGCGCCGGCACATACTTCTTACCCAAATAAGAAAATCACACTGGCAGACGTCACACCGCAAACATTGGGTGACGACGCGACCAGTAATCGTCGCACTATCAATAAATACATCGTGCCCGATGTGTTGCCGACCTGCCAGCTAACCATGGGTTTGACCAAGCTGGCCCCCGGCAACCTCTGGAACACCATGCCTTGTCATACCCATGACCGGCGCATGGAAGTGTATTTCTACTTTGATATGGACGAAGAAACAGCGGTATTCCACATGATGGGCCAAGCGCAGGAAACACGTCATTTACTCGTTCATAACGAGCAGGCGGTTATCTCACCGAGTTGGTCTATCCATTCCGGTGTAGGCACTAAGCGTTACACCTTCATCTGGGGCATGGTGGGTGAAAACCAAGTCTTCGGTGATATGGACCACATCGCCGTTAGCGAACTGCGCTAA
- a CDS encoding carbohydrate ABC transporter permease, which translates to MTDVQQNSNQKKLDLAQDIADAEISRTLRKAKISAAFRYIVLLIVGLMMLYPLLWMFSAAFKPNNEIFTTLGLWPEHPTSDGFVNGWKTGTEYNFGHYMLNTFKFVIPKVILTIISSTIVAYGFARFEIPWKKFWFATLITTMLLPSTVLLIPQYIMFREMGMLNSYMPLYLPLAFATQGFFVFMLIQFLRGVPRDMEEAAQIDGCNSFQVLWYVVVPILKPAIISVALFQFMWSMNDFIGPLIYVYSVDKYPIALALKMSIDVTEGAPWNEILAMASISILPSIIVFFLAQRYFVQGVTSSGIKG; encoded by the coding sequence ATGACTGACGTACAACAAAATTCCAACCAGAAGAAATTAGATCTGGCGCAGGATATTGCTGATGCGGAAATTAGCCGCACCTTACGTAAAGCTAAAATCAGTGCCGCTTTCCGCTATATCGTTCTGCTTATTGTCGGACTGATGATGCTTTATCCGTTGCTGTGGATGTTCTCCGCCGCCTTTAAACCTAATAATGAAATCTTCACCACATTAGGTTTATGGCCAGAACACCCAACAAGTGATGGTTTCGTTAATGGTTGGAAAACCGGTACTGAATATAACTTCGGTCATTACATGCTTAACACCTTTAAGTTTGTTATCCCGAAAGTCATTCTGACCATTATTTCTTCCACCATTGTGGCGTATGGTTTTGCGCGCTTTGAAATCCCATGGAAGAAATTCTGGTTCGCAACATTAATCACCACCATGTTGCTGCCAAGTACCGTGTTATTGATTCCGCAATACATTATGTTCCGTGAAATGGGCATGCTCAATAGCTACATGCCGCTGTATCTGCCATTGGCGTTCGCGACACAAGGGTTCTTCGTCTTCATGCTTATCCAGTTCCTGCGCGGTGTTCCTCGCGATATGGAAGAAGCGGCGCAAATTGACGGATGTAACTCCTTCCAAGTGTTGTGGTACGTGGTAGTGCCAATCTTGAAGCCGGCCATTATCTCCGTGGCATTGTTCCAGTTCATGTGGTCAATGAACGACTTTATCGGCCCGCTGATTTACGTCTACAGCGTAGATAAGTACCCGATAGCGCTGGCTCTTAAGATGTCAATTGACGTGACCGAAGGCGCACCTTGGAACGAAATTCTGGCAATGGCGAGCATCTCCATTCTGCCGTCCATCATTGTTTTCTTCCTGGCTCAACGCTACTTCGTGCAAGGCGTAACCAGCAGCGGAATTAAAGGTTAA
- a CDS encoding cupin domain-containing protein has translation MKMFFINDETPWEELGNGIKRKVMTWSDNLMMVCVHFDKGAIGVAHKHDIHDQIAYVAAGSFEVEIEGQKRILKAGDAYRAVKNEMHGAVSLEDNSILIDTFNPKRDDFL, from the coding sequence ATGAAGATGTTTTTCATTAATGATGAAACACCTTGGGAAGAATTAGGTAATGGCATTAAACGTAAAGTCATGACCTGGAGTGATAACCTGATGATGGTCTGCGTTCACTTTGATAAAGGTGCTATTGGTGTTGCGCACAAACATGATATTCATGACCAGATTGCTTATGTTGCGGCTGGTAGCTTTGAAGTGGAAATCGAAGGGCAGAAACGTATTTTGAAAGCAGGGGATGCGTATCGTGCGGTTAAAAACGAGATGCACGGGGCGGTATCACTGGAAGATAACAGTATTTTGATTGATACCTTTAATCCTAAGCGGGATGATTTCCTGTAA
- a CDS encoding ABC transporter substrate-binding protein, giving the protein MKKAILHTLIASTLALLSHQAFAAQDEINLRMSWWGGNGRHQVTLKALEEFHKQHPNINVKAEYTGWDGHLSRLTTQIAGGTEPDVMQTNWNWLPIFSKDGTGFYNLFSVKEQLDLAQFDPKELQQTTVNGKLNGIPISVTARIFYFNDATWAKAGVEYPKTWDELLAAGKVFKEKLGDQYYPVVLEHQDTLALIRSYMTQKYNIPTIDEANKKFAYSPEQWVEFFTMYKTMVDSHVMPSTKYYASFGKSNMYEMKPWINGEWGGTYMWNSTITKYSDNLTKPAKLVLGPYPMLPGAKDAGLFFKPAQMLSIGKSTKYPQESAMLINFLLNSKEGVEALGLERGVPLSATAVTQLRASGVIKDEDPSVAGLNMALELPHKMTTSPYFDDPQIVSLFGDAIQYIDYGQKTVQETAEYFNKQGDRILKRAMR; this is encoded by the coding sequence ATGAAAAAAGCGATCCTACACACGCTGATAGCATCCACTCTGGCACTATTATCACATCAAGCCTTTGCTGCGCAGGACGAGATTAATTTGCGTATGTCATGGTGGGGCGGTAACGGTCGTCACCAAGTAACATTGAAAGCATTAGAAGAATTCCATAAACAGCATCCGAATATTAATGTTAAAGCAGAATACACCGGTTGGGATGGTCACTTATCTCGTCTGACAACACAGATTGCCGGTGGTACTGAACCTGATGTTATGCAAACTAACTGGAACTGGCTGCCTATTTTCTCTAAAGACGGCACCGGCTTCTATAATTTGTTTAGCGTAAAAGAACAATTGGATTTAGCGCAATTTGATCCAAAAGAACTGCAACAAACTACCGTTAATGGCAAGTTGAATGGTATTCCAATTTCAGTCACTGCGCGTATCTTCTATTTTAATGATGCAACCTGGGCTAAAGCTGGCGTAGAATATCCTAAAACTTGGGATGAATTACTTGCTGCGGGTAAAGTATTTAAAGAAAAACTGGGTGACCAATATTATCCAGTGGTATTAGAGCATCAGGATACTTTAGCGTTAATCCGCTCTTACATGACACAAAAATATAACATTCCTACTATTGATGAAGCCAATAAGAAATTCGCTTATTCGCCTGAACAGTGGGTTGAGTTCTTTACCATGTATAAAACCATGGTAGATAGTCATGTTATGCCATCCACCAAATACTATGCTTCATTCGGCAAGAGTAATATGTATGAAATGAAGCCGTGGATTAATGGTGAATGGGGGGGTACTTATATGTGGAACTCCACTATAACTAAGTATTCCGATAACTTGACCAAACCAGCTAAACTGGTGCTTGGCCCATATCCAATGTTGCCAGGGGCAAAAGATGCCGGTTTATTCTTTAAACCAGCACAGATGCTTTCCATTGGTAAATCAACTAAATATCCACAAGAAAGTGCAATGTTAATCAACTTCTTACTTAATAGTAAAGAAGGGGTTGAAGCATTAGGTCTGGAACGTGGCGTGCCATTAAGTGCTACGGCGGTGACTCAATTACGTGCCAGTGGCGTCATTAAAGATGAAGATCCTTCTGTTGCCGGTTTAAATATGGCGCTGGAATTGCCACATAAAATGACAACTTCACCATACTTTGATGACCCGCAAATTGTTTCATTGTTCGGTGATGCAATTCAATATATCGATTATGGTCAGAAGACCGTACAAGAGACTGCAGAATACTTTAACAAACAAGGTGACCGTATTCTTAAACGCGCTATGCGTTAA
- a CDS encoding carbohydrate ABC transporter permease, protein MNENRMLGLAYISPYIIGLIIFTAFPFVSSFFLSFTEYDLMNPPVYNGIENYRHMFLEDDLFWKSMGVTFAYVFLTIPLKLAFALGIAFVLNFKLRGIGFFRTAFYIPSILGSSVAIAVLWRALFAIDGLLNGFIGVFGLDPVNWLGEPALALTSVTLLRVWQFGSAMVIFLAALQNVPQSQYEAAMIDGASKWQMFMKVTVPLITPVIFFNFIMQTTQAFQEFTAPYVITGGGPTHYTYLFSLYIYDTAFKYFDMGYGAALAWVLFLVVALFASIAFKSSKYWVFYSADKGGKND, encoded by the coding sequence ATGAATGAAAACAGAATGCTGGGGTTAGCCTATATATCACCTTATATAATAGGGTTGATAATATTCACGGCTTTCCCCTTTGTATCATCTTTCTTTCTCAGTTTTACTGAGTATGACTTAATGAACCCTCCCGTTTACAACGGGATCGAGAATTACCGTCATATGTTCCTTGAAGATGATTTATTCTGGAAATCCATGGGCGTTACTTTCGCTTATGTATTTCTTACTATTCCATTAAAACTGGCATTTGCTCTGGGGATTGCTTTTGTACTGAACTTTAAATTACGGGGTATCGGTTTCTTCCGTACCGCATTCTATATTCCGTCAATTCTTGGCAGTAGCGTAGCCATTGCGGTGTTATGGCGCGCTCTATTTGCTATCGATGGTTTATTAAATGGTTTTATTGGGGTATTTGGGCTTGACCCCGTCAACTGGCTGGGAGAGCCAGCTCTGGCACTGACATCGGTGACATTACTGCGTGTTTGGCAGTTTGGTTCTGCCATGGTTATCTTCTTGGCCGCTTTGCAGAATGTGCCGCAGTCCCAATATGAAGCCGCCATGATTGATGGTGCCTCTAAATGGCAAATGTTTATGAAAGTGACCGTGCCATTAATTACGCCGGTTATTTTCTTCAACTTTATTATGCAAACCACTCAGGCATTCCAAGAGTTTACGGCGCCTTATGTCATAACCGGTGGTGGGCCAACTCATTATACCTATTTATTCTCGCTCTATATCTACGATACAGCGTTTAAATACTTTGATATGGGATACGGCGCTGCACTGGCTTGGGTATTATTCCTGGTAGTCGCTCTCTTTGCCTCAATTGCATTTAAATCTTCTAAATATTGGGTCTTCTACTCCGCCGATAAAGGAGGAAAAAATGACTGA
- the kduD gene encoding 2-dehydro-3-deoxy-D-gluconate 5-dehydrogenase KduD, with product MILDSFELKGKVALVTGCDTGLGQGMAIGLAEAGCDIVGVNIVEPKDTIEKVTALGRRFLSLTADLSKIDGIPALLERAIAEFGQIDILVNNAGIIRREDAINFSEKDWDDVMNVNIKTVFFMSQAVAKQFIKQGNGGKIINVASMLSYQGGIRVPSYTASKSAVMGVTRLLANEWAKHGINVNAVAPGYMATNNTQQLRKDEERSKEILDRIPAGRWGLPDDLKGPVVFLASKASDYISGYTIAVDGGWLAR from the coding sequence ATGATCTTAGATTCCTTTGAGTTAAAGGGTAAAGTTGCTCTGGTTACCGGCTGTGATACAGGTTTGGGCCAAGGCATGGCGATTGGTTTAGCCGAAGCGGGTTGTGATATCGTTGGTGTGAATATTGTTGAGCCAAAAGATACCATTGAGAAAGTGACCGCATTAGGCCGCCGTTTCTTAAGTCTGACGGCTGACCTGAGCAAGATTGATGGCATCCCTGCCCTGTTGGAACGTGCTATCGCTGAATTTGGCCAAATCGATATTCTGGTCAATAACGCCGGGATCATCCGCCGTGAAGATGCGATCAACTTCAGCGAAAAGGACTGGGACGATGTCATGAACGTTAACATCAAGACTGTGTTCTTTATGTCTCAAGCTGTCGCTAAGCAATTTATCAAACAAGGCAATGGCGGCAAAATCATCAACGTTGCGTCCATGTTGTCTTACCAGGGCGGTATCCGCGTTCCTTCTTATACTGCATCGAAAAGTGCAGTGATGGGTGTGACCCGTCTGCTAGCAAACGAGTGGGCTAAACATGGCATCAATGTCAACGCCGTAGCACCTGGCTATATGGCCACCAACAACACCCAGCAGTTGCGTAAAGATGAAGAACGCAGCAAAGAGATCCTTGACCGTATCCCGGCGGGTCGTTGGGGCTTGCCGGATGACCTGAAAGGTCCAGTGGTCTTCCTGGCATCCAAAGCTTCTGACTACATCAGCGGCTACACTATCGCAGTCGATGGCGGTTGGTTAGCACGCTAA